Within the Borreliella valaisiana VS116 genome, the region ATTAATAGTTTTTCCAGTTTAAATGTTTTAAGTGATCTTGCTATCAAAAAAGATAGCATTGTTCAATTTGCTGGCATTTTGAATTTAGTAAAAGTTATTCAAACTAAAAGAAATAATGCAAAAATGGCATTTGGTGTTATTGAAGATTTTAAAGGTGCAATAGATATTGTAGTTTTTACAGAAAGCTACGAAAGGTATAAGAATTTTTTACTTGAAGGCAATGTTATTGGGGTTATAGGCAGACTTACGTTTAACAGAGATAAGTTTTCGATTGTAGTTGAAAAAGTTGTAAATATTGAGAGACTCTCCGAAGATAGAGTAAACAACATTCATATTAAATTTTTAAATAATAAATTGAATGACTTGCAATTACTTAACTCTTTGAAAGAAAGTATAAGTAATTTTGAGGACAATTCTGGATTTTCAAATGTTTATTTTTATTTAAGGGAAAATGGTAAGGATTTAAAATTAAAAATGAATTCAATTTTAAATTTTGGGCCAGATGAAGACAAGCTTGATAAATTGAGAAGATGTGTAATAGTTGAAGATGTTTGGGTTGATTAGGAGGTGCCGTGTTAGTTGTTTTAATAGAAACTTTAATGGTATTTTTGCAGATTTATAGGATTTTAATTTTAATTAGGATCATTCTTAGCTGGCTTGTATCTTCAGGAATTAGTACCAATGTGTTTTTCAGGTTTATACATATTGTCACAGAACCATTTTTATCTTTTTTTAGAAGAATTCCTTTTTTCACAATTGGTATGTTTGATTTTTCTCCAATTGCAGCTTTAATAACTCTAACTATTTTTGAAAGAATGTTGGCTTATGGGAATTATAAGCTTTCTACATTTATTATTTTATTTATTGTTGAAATTTGGGGGATATTTAGAAGCATTTTTATTGCTATAGTTTTCTTTTTATTGTTGAGATTATTATTATTGCTTTTGAATTTGTTCCAAGGTTCAGACTTTTTTAAAACAGTCGATTCATTTTTACTTCCTTTATCTACTAAAATAAGTGGTGTAATTACTGACAAACACATGTCTTATACTTTACGTTTGATTGTTGGGAGTGCTTTAATGATAGCATTTATAATTATTATTGAACAAGTTGTATTTGCTATTAGAGTTTTAGGAACATATTTGCCTTTTTAGGAGATTAAAATGTTTTTACATGAGTTTGAATATGAGCTTAAAGGTATAGGTGGTCTTGGTGAGAAAGGGGTTGAAAGGTTAAATAATCTGCAAATTTCAAATGTTAAGGATCTTATTGAGTTTTTTCCTGTAAAATATGAGGATCGTCAAAATATACAAACTTTTCCGGATTTTTCTAAAGTGAAAAGTTGTGATATGATGACGGTGTTCACTGTTGTAGGGCATAAAAAATTTGGGGATAGTTCTAAAAAAAATTTGAAGTTAACGGCTAGAAGTATAAATGATGAGCCTTTTGAAATTTTACTTTTCAATAGGGCTTTTTTAGAGAATGTTTTTAGAATAGATAAAAAATTCTATATTTATTCTAAATTTACCTATAACGATTATAGTGGTTTATGGAGTTGTTCTAATTTTGACAGTGAAGTTTTTAGCGATAATCCTGAAAGGTTTAAAAAAATTCTCCCGGTTTATTCTTTAACAGAAGGATTGACATCAAAGAAAATTTCATTATATGTAAAAGAAGCCCTTGAATATTTTTTTAAGTTTGGGCAAACAGATGTTCCTAAATTTTTAATAGAGAAGTATTCTTTGTTGTCGTTAAGCGAGGCTTTAAAAGAGATTCACTTTCCAAGTTCATTAGAAATGCTTGAAAAAGCGAAAAAAACTTTAATTTACAGAGAAATTTTCTTGCTCCAGTTTTTTTCAAGGTATAGATCTTCGAAGGTTCTTTTCCGAGAAAAAAAACATTTATCAAAAGATTTGCTTGAAAGAGTTGTTTCAAGCTTGCCCTTTGAACTTACAGAAGATCAAAGAATTTCTATTGATGAGATATTCTCTGATCTTGGCTCTTCTAAACCAATGAATAGATTGCTTCAAGGTGATGTTGGAAGTGGTAAAACCCTTGTTGCCTTGCTTTCAGGGCTTCCTTTAATTGAAGCTGGGTATCAGGTGGCATTTATGGCTCCTACTGATCTTTTAGCTCGCCAACATTATGATAATTTATCCAACATATTGTCGTCTTTTAATGTTTCAGTGACTCTTTTGACTGGCAGTTTAAAAAAGAAGGATAAAGATCAAGCGTTAGAAAGTATTAAAAGTGGAACTTCTGGTTTAATAATCGGAACACATGCTATTTTTTACGAAAGTACAGAATTTAAAAGATTAGCATATGTTATCATTGATGAGCAGCATAAATTTGGAGTTGTTCAAAGAGAAGAACTTAAAAAAAAAGGAGAAGGGGTAGACATACTTTTAATGTCTGCAACGCCTATTCCTAGAAGCTTTGCGTTGACACTTTTTGGTGATCTTGAAATTTCGTTTATTAAAACCTTACCCAAGGGTCGTTTACCTATTACTACTTATTTAGCAAAGCATGGCAATGAAGATAAAGTTTATGAGTTTTTAAAAAAAGAGCTCATAAAGGGTCATCAAGTTTATTTTGTTTATCCATTAATTTCATCTTCAGAAAAATTTGAATTAAAAGATGTTAATAATATGTGTTTAAAATTGAAGGAAGTGTTTAGCGAATATGTTGTTGATATGCTTCATTCTAAGTTACCATCTGATTTGAAAGAAGAAATTATGAAAAATTTTTATTCTAAAAAAGTAGATATTTTGGTAGCTACTAGTGTTATTGAAGTTGGAATTGATTGTCCAAATGCCACTTGTATGGTGGTAGAGCATGCCGAGCGTTTTGGACTTTCTACTTTGCACCAAATTAGAGGTCGAGTTGGTAGAGGTAATTTACAATCTTTTTTCTTTTTACTTTATAAAGAACCTTTGACAAGCGCTGGAAAATTTCGATTGAAAACCATAAAAGAAAATTTAGATGGATTTAAAATAGCAGAGGAAGATTTGAGGTTAAGAGGGCCTGGTAATTTATTTGGTCTTGAGCAAGCAGGGTATTTAAAATTAAAAATATCTAATTTTGTTGATGATAGAGATATTATAGTCTTGATTCGAGAAGAACTTGACTTATTTTTTTATGACAATTCTTCTTATGATAAGCTTGATATTGATTTGCTAGACAATCTTTTTTGTTCTTATTTGAATTCTGGAAGAAGTATTTAGTTTGCATATTTCTCAATTAGGCTAATAAGATTTGTTTTATTCTGATTCCAGAATTCAAGAAGCTTATATTGTAAATTATTAAAATATCTTTTCTGAATAAAGCATGGCTTAGGTCCTATGTATAAATAGTGCCAAGGTTCTGCTTTATAGCCAGTTTTTATTTCGTGTCCTTTTGGGTATGAAAGAGAAAATCCATATTTTAGAGAATTTTCGTAAAGCCATTTTCCTTCTTTTGTGTTTAGTAAATTATTATCTAGATTTATAAAATCTATTGCTGTTCCCATATGATGCTGAGAATGGCCTGGAATTGCTGATTGAGTTTCTGCAATTTTTCTGCCGTAAGTTTTTACATTATAATCAAATAAAAATTTTTGGTATTCTTGCGTTCTGTAAGCGGATTTAATTTTAATTTCGATTCCAAATTTTTTTGCATCTTTTACTAGCTGAATTAAGTCTTTGATTAAGATTCGTCTTACCTTGATATTTTTTACTCCAAGATTCTTAAGATCTTTAAAGTCATCAACATTTACTAGATCAGGTACTTTATAGTCTGCAGAAATTGGCATTTTTTTATTTATTAGAGTTAAAAGGTTGTTTTTTCCTGCATCTACTAAAGGCTTTATTTCTTTTAAAAACTGAATAGGATTTTTTTCAATAAAATTTTTGTGCTGTTCATGCATTGTTTTGGTAATATTTAGTAGTGTTGTTAAATCTTTTTTTGAAATGCTGTTTGCTAACAAAGATAGGTTAATAAATAGAAGTAATAAAACATAGATTAATTTCATATTATTTAATTATAATAATATATTTTAGTATAATAAATAGTTAATTCTAAATATATGTATATACATATACATATACATATACATATACATATATTTATGTTCTAGATTGGGTTTTTGGGTTTAATTTAATTAAAAGTAATAAATAAAGGAGAATGACATAAGGAATATGATCAAAAAGTTTAAAAATTATGACCAGATAATAAAAGAACTATTTGTTATAGCTATTCCTACAGCTTTTGAATCGCTTTTATTTCAAATGGTAACCTTTTTTGATAATTTTATGATCTCCTATTTAGGTTCTTTTCACGTTACAGGAGTTTCTTTAGCAAATAGAGTGACTTTTCTTTTTTTTATTATTGTGTTTGGACTTGGTACAGCTTTAAGCGCTTACGTGTCCCAAGCAATTGCAAAAAAGAAATTTCTTCAAATAAGGCAATCTTTTGCTTATATATTGTCAATTGGAACTACAATAGGAATAATTTTTTTTATATTTTCATTTTTTTTTCCAAAAAATATTATCAAACTATTTACAGCTAATCAGAATTCTTTAAATTTTGGATCAGAGTATTTAAAAATTATTTCATGGTCTTATGTGTTAATGGCATATTCTTTTTTATCGGCTATGGGGTTTAAGAGTGCTAAAGAAGTAAAAATACCTTTATATGTTACTTCTATTGTTGTTTTAATAAATATTGTTTTTAATTATATTTTTATTTTTGGTTTTGGCATGGGAATAAAAGGTGCCGCATATGCTACTGTGCTTGCTAGAATTGTTGAGTTTATTTTTTATTTTCTATATAGTCTGATAAGCAGTAATTCATATTATAGGATTAAGTTTGGCGATTTTTTTGTTTCAAAGATAGTTACTAGAGCCAATTTAAAGCTGATTGTACCCGTTTTGTCTCATGAGATTTTTTGGGTCTTGAATATAACTATTTTGCATGCATTTTATGCTCGTGTTGGGAGTATTGAATACGCTGCATTTGCTGTTGCGTCAAATCTTTTTGACATTTGCTTTGTATTGCTTCATGGTATGGGACTTGCCACAGGTGTTGTTATTGGGCATTTAATGGTTTATGATAAAAAACATGTTAGGTCGGTTGGATTTTTTTTATCTTTTTTAGGATTTCTTTTAGGCATTTTTGTAGTTATTTTGCTTATTGGAATATCTGGCTTTGCACCTTATATTTTTAGTAATTTAAATTTTCCCAAGCTTGTTAGTGTGTTTATTTATGTTTTTGCAAGTATTGTAGTTTTTAAAGCTTTTACGGCGCAAGTTCTTGTTGGAGTTTTTAGGGCCAGTGGTATACCAAATGTTTGTTTTTTTATTGAATCGGGGGTAATTATTTTTTATACGCTTCCAGTTGCATATTTATTAGTGTTTTACACTAATTTAAGTTTGCCAATAGTGGTTTTTATTGTAAATTTGGAAGAGATTATTAAAAATATATTTATTATAATTGAATTTTTTCATGATGATTGGATACGAGAGATTGATTATGAAGAGCTTGATTGAGCATGGGGTAGCGTGATATATTTAGTATTAATAAAAATTTTAATGGTCTTGATAAATCTAAAATTCATTCTGATTGTATTGACTTAAAAGCAATTCCTTTTATTGTAGTGTCTTAGTATTCGTTTTTGTAAAAATCTTGATTTTTTATTTGGAGAAGTTTATGTATTCATTAAGCGCATCAAAAAAAGATAAAATCTATAAAGATCTTTTAAAAATTGCAATTCCAACTGCTATTGAGTTTTTTTTGTTTAATTTTATTTCTCTTACAGATAATGCTATGGTTGCATATCTTGGTGATTATCCTGTTGCAGGAGTTTCTCTTGCAAATAAATTTTTTGAACTGTTTGTTACTATTGGGTTTGCTATGGTAGGAGCTTACAATATAATCGCTACAAGGCAATACAATCAGGGCGATTTTAAAAGTTTTAAAAATACATTTTTTATTAGTATATTAACTATTATTGTATTTTCTTTTCCGTTTATATTGATTTCTAGAGTTAACCCCTTTTTTTTACTTAAATTGATCTCTAGTGATGTGCAGGCAGTTTATTATGGAGCGATTTATTTAAACATAGCTATTTTTTCTTTTGTATTTGCAATCATAAAAGGACTTGTTGCTAATGCTCTTAAAGTTGTTGAGATTGTTAAATTTCAAGTTTACATTTCTGTTTTTTCAGTGCTTTTAAATCTAATATTAAATTATATTTTTATTTTTGTTTTTCATATGGGTGTAGTTGGAGCTGCTATTGCAACAACAGTTATTCGTACCTTAGAGCTTATTATTTATCTTTTCTATACAGTGTTTAACAAGAATTCAATTTTGCACTTTAAGCTTAATGATTTAAATATTAATGTTAAGTTGTTTGTTCAATTAATTAAATTTTTTATTCCAATTCTTTTAAATGATTTTATTTGGTTTTTTGGCTATCTTGTATTGACGTCAATTTTTATAGGAATTGATACTCATAGATATGCTGCTTACAGCATATCTTTTTCTGTTTATTTTATTATCTTTAATATAATTAATTCCTTTTGTATTTCTTTAAATATTATGATGGGCTATGAAATGCATAATAGTAAAAAAGAAGTTATGAAAGTTGCAATGTATTTAGGTAAAATTGGCTTAAAGCTTGCTTTTTTAACATCTTTTGTATTGTTTGTGTTTTCATTTTTTGCCCCGTATATTTTTTATACATTAAAATATTCGCACCTTACAGGAATTATTTTAAGGTATTCTTCTGTTTCTGCCTTTTTTATGGCTCTTGCTTTTCAATATCTTTTTGGATTTTTCCGTGCAGGAGCATCTCCAAGTTTTGGTGCTATTATGGAAGGTTCTGTAACGTTTATTTACACTATTCCTATTGCTTTTGTTTTAGCAAATTATACAAATTTTCCTTTTGAAATTATTGTTTTTATTCCAGCTCTTGAGGATGCAATCAAACTTGCTATTTCACTTCCTTATTTTTATAGTGAAAGGTGGATTAAATCTATTAAAACAGGTTGGTAGGTTTGATATAATCTTATTGTGCGTTTAGACGAAATTAAAAATTTAAATTTTTTAGTCATGGGTTTAGGTCTTAATGGAGGAGGAGTAGCTCTTTCTAGATTTTTATTAAAGCATGGGGCAAAAGTAGTAATTACTGATCTTAAAAGTGAGGCAGAATTGGCTTTAAGTATTGATTCTTTGAAAGATTTTGATGATCAAATTAGGTATGTTTTAGGTAAACACGATGCAGACGATTTTAAAAGAGCTGATATTGTTGTGAAAAATCCTAGCGTGAAACCCAATAATGAATATTTAAAGCTTGCAAAACGAGTTGAAACGGATATTAGCTTATTTTTGATATTCAACAAGAATCCTATAATTGCAGTAACCGGTACTAAAGGTAAATCGACTCTTGCATCTCTTTTGTATCAAGTTTTGAAAAAGAAATATCCAAGAGCAAAGCTTGGAGGAAATATTGGTGTATCTCCTTTGAGTTTTTTTGATCAACTTGATGGAAGATCTCCTTTGATTTTAGAACTTTCTTCTTGGCAGTTGCAATCTTTAGAGAATTTTAATCCTATTCTTAGCATTGTTACAAATATTTACAACGATCACCAAAATTATTATTTAAATTTTGATGACTATATTATCGATAAGTCAAAAATTTTTGTAAATCAAACTTCAGGAATTGTGATTATTCAGGATAAAGCTTATTACAAATATTTTTCAAAATTTGAATCAAAAGCCAAAGTTATTTTATTTTCTGAATTTAATCCTTGTGATTTTGATTTAGATGTTTTTTATTGTAATAAAGGTAAAGTATATTTTAATAACAAATTGATTGGAAGTTTTTCTGAGTCACAAGTTGTTTTTATGATTCCCAAGCTTATTACTTTTTTTGTTTCGTATTATTTAAACATAGGCTTTAATCATGTGTTTCAGATTTTAAATAATTTTAAAGGTATTGAACATAGATTAGAGTTTGTTAAATTAATTCAAAATGTAATGTTTTATAATGATACAGCTTCAACTATTCCCGATTCTACGGTTTTATCTGTTAAAAGTTTGAAAACAAATGATAATCATATTAACTTAATTGTTGGAGGAACTGATAAAGAGCTTGATTTTTCAAGTTTTAGCAAGATTATAAATTGTGTGAAAACTTGGATCTTGATAAAAGGTAGTGCAACTGTAAAAATTATTAAGATTTTAGAAAAAAGTAGCATACAATATTTTGTATTTGATTCTTTAAAAGATTCAGTAAATCATGCTCTCAAGGTTTCAAGTCCTGGTGATATTGTGTTATTTTCCCCTGCTAGTGCTTCTTTTGAGCTTTTCAATAATGAGTTTGATAGAGGTCTACAATTCAAAAATTTAGTTAATATGCTTGGTTAAATTTTTTTTCTAATTACTTTGTAATAAAAGTATCTGAGTTTTTCAAGATTTACATAAATCTTATAAATAAAATTTTTGTAAGTAAAATCATAACATCCAATTCTGTGAATAATATTTCCCCCAAATCCTGTTTTAAAAGCAAAAAGACCAGACAAGGGATGTTTTTTATTTGCAATTGGGGGGATTCCTAATAAATCATATTCTTTTATTCCCAATTTTTTTAAAATTTGTATTGCCTTAAATTGCACTGCGTAATTGGGCATTAAATTTCTATATTCGTTGCTGGAAGCCCCGTAAAGATAGACCGCTTTTTCCTTGTAAATTCCTACTATTATGCCAGAAACAATTATGTTGTTGTAAAATGCAAGTATCAATTTTATTTGAGCATTTTTGTCTTGTTTGAATATTTTAATGAGGTTTTGTATATATTCTTCTGAGTGGATAGTAAATTTATCTCTTTTGCTAGTTTCTTTGTAAAGTTTATAAAATTCATTTAAATGTTTAAATTCATCATCTATTAATATATTCAGATTTTTTTTTGCGCTGAGCTTTATATTGTATCTTGTTTTTTTTTTCATGTTAAGCAAAATATTCTCAAGAGAATTGTTTAAGTTTAATATTGTTGTGCTTGAAGGCTGTATGTCATCAAATGATTTTTTTAGATATTTGATTTTAATTTTTAGTGGAGAGTATTTATCATTTAGTGTTCTTTGATAGTAATACATTAAATCGAATCTTAAAAAAATTGTATTTTTATGTAAGTAGGATTTTATTTTCATGCTAAATTCTTTAATATTTTTGCTGATTTTATCAATATTGATGTTCTCAAGAGTTTTGTTTGAAAATTCTGGATGCGGAATGTATGCTAAGTAAAAATTTTTAAACAGTCTTCTTTGCATTACAACAATTTTACCAAGAACATCACTTTTAAATGCTATGGCTTTCCAATTGTTGTTTTTTGTTGTTTTTATTAATGCCCACAGTTCGCTTTGAAGATAATTTTCTTCCATTTCTTTTGTTTTTATTTTTTTAATAGTCATTAATAGCTCTTAACAAACTATTCCGTTTGGAATATCTTTAGATAGGATTTTGTTCTTAGAATGTTCAAATATTAAGTTTATTCCGTTTATTTTAAGCTCTCCATTTTCTGTTACTATATTAGCTTTTGAGAATTTATTTATGTCAATTTTAGGTGGACAGATAAGATCTTGATTTTGATCGGTTTCAAGTATTATTCTCTCTCCAACAATGGGATTTTGGATTGAATCTTCTACAATGATAACTTTAAAATTTTTGTTTTTGTCCTCAGCTGCTATTAGCATCCCTTCAGATTTTATTCCTCTAAACTTTGCAGGCTTTAAATTGTCTACTATTATTATATGTTTTCCTAAAAGCTCTTCTTCTTTGTAATGTCCTTCAAGGCTGCTAACTATTTGTTTATCCTCATTAGCTCCGCCATCTACTTTTAATATGAATAAGTTTTTAGCCTCAGGATTTCTTTCTATTTTATTTATTTTCACAACTTTTAAGAGCACTTTTTCTCTAAATAAATTTTCTGGTTGTTCTTTTTCTTGCATATTTTTTTCTCCTGAATATTTTTGCTTTAAATCGTTGATTTTTTTTTGCTCTAGTTTATTGAACAATATCTCTGTGGATTCAATTTTTTTAATTCCCGATTTAGTTCCAAGAATTTTGGTAGAAAATTGATAACTGTTGCCCAAGAATTTTTGTATCTTTTTGCTTGTTTCGGGAATAAATGGCATCATTAAAATAGATAAGTCTCTGATTAGGTATATTAAGTTTAAGATTAGCTCTTTTGTTTCTTGTGGAAAGCTGTCTTTTCTTTTCCAAGGTTCGTTATCTTGAAATATTTTGTTTCCAAGGGATGAAATTTTAAGTATTTCTTTGAGCGCAGATTTTAATTCTGTCTTTTTAAAAAGATTTAGTATTTTATTATACTTTGGTGTTATTTGTTTCCAAAATTTATTTTGTATTTCTATTGGTTCTACAACATCTCCAAAGAATTTTTTTTGGAATGTTAACACTCTGTTTACAAGGTTTGAAAAATTATCAATAAGTTCTGTATTTACTCTTTCCATAAAATCTTGCCACATAAATTGAAAATCAGATTTTTCAGGTCTGTTATAGTAGATATAAAATCGCCAAACATCAGAAGGGATTCCTGTGGTAATAGCATCGTTTCCAAAAATTCCTGTTCCTTCCGATTTTGAAAATTTAAGATTTTCGTAATTTAAGTACTCGCTTGATGAGAGCTGATTTAATATTGTCCAATTTTCTTTACTTCCAATTTCTATGCAGGGGAATATAATTGTATGAAATAATATATTGTCTTTTCCAATAAATTGTACAAGATTTACTTGTTCATTATTTTTCCACCAAGATTTCCAATTTTTGACAATGTTTTTGGTAATTGAGATATATCCTATTGGGGCATCAAACCATACATAAAATACTTTATTTTCATAACCTTTTTTAGGCACAGGAATTCCCCATTTTAGATCTCTTGTAATTGCTCTTTCTTTAAGACCATCTCTTAAAAAAGAGTTTGTCATATTAAGGGCATTGGTATTCCAATTCTTGCTAGTATTTGGATTTTTTATCCATTTTTCAAGTTTTGTTTTTATTTTAGGAAGATCTATATAAAGATGATTGGTTTTTTTCAAAATAGGTTTGTTTTTACAAATTATGCATTTTGGATTTATTAGGTCTATTGGATTTAAAAGCTTAGAACAGTTGTCGCATTGATCTCCTTTAGCTATACTTTGGCACTCTGGGCATTCTCCTATTACATATCTATCAGCTAAGAATATTGAGTCTTTGTTGCAAAAAAACTGTTCAGTTTCTCGCTCTTTTATATAACCATTTTTTTCTAATTTTAGGAAAAAATTTTGTACAATCTCTTGGTGGTGCTTATTGGTTGTACGACCGAAGATATCAAAGTCGATATTGAACCATTTGTAAATTGATTTATGTATTTCATAATATTTATTGCAAAGTTCTAAAGGGGTAGTTTTTTCAATTAAGGCTTTAGTTTCTGTGGCTGTTCCATATTCATCTGTCCCACAGATATAAAGAGTTTCAATTCCTGACATTTTTGAATATCTTGCAAAAGCATCGGCTGATAATACTTGTACTAAATTTCCAAGATGAGGAATGTTGTTAACATAGGGTAGAGCAGCTGTTACCAGATTCATTTTTTTCATTCAATTTCCCCTCTTTTGAGTAAGCTATTAATATTGTAATACGGATAGGATAGTTTTTTTCAATACCTTTTATAAAAATTCTTTTAAAATTAACCCATTTTTGATTTTTTCTGTAAAAAATGATATAAATGTTTTTTATATTATAGGGGTGTGAGTTTATGAATCATTTTATTATAAGATTTTTTCTTTTTTTATTAGTTTTTTCAAACGGCTATGTTGCTTTTTCTAAGAACATAAATGTTTTAATAGTAACTGCTATGGACTCTGAATTTGAGCAGATAAATAAGCTTATGTCTAATAAGGAAGAAATAGTTCTTAAGGAGTATGGTCTTAATAAAAAGGTTTTAAAGGGAAAGTTGTCTAATCGCAATGTTATGGTTATTGTTTGTGGGGTTGGCAAGGTTAATGCGGGTGTGTTTACTAGTTATCTTTTGTCAAAATACAATATAAGTCATGTGATTAATTCTGGAATTGCTGGGGGTGTTGTTAGTGATAAATACAAAGATATTAAAGTAGGGGATGTAGTAGTGTCTTCAGAGGTTGCATATCATGATGTTGATTTGACTAAGTTTGGACACAAGGTGGGTCAGCTTGGAGAGGGATTGCCCCAAAAATTTGTTGCCAATAAGAATTTGGTTAATAAGGCTAAAGAGGCCGTTAAATCCAAGATTAAAGGTTCTAATACATATTCAGGATTAATAGTCTCAGGAGATCAGTTTATTGGCCCAACTTATATGAATAAAATTATAGAAAACTTTAAAGATGTAATAGCTGTGGAGATGGTAGGTGCGGCAATAGGGCATGTTTCTTATATGTTTAATGTACCTTTTATAGTGATTAGGTCCATATCTGACATTATAAATAAAGAAGGAAATGAAGTTGAATATAATAAATTTTTAAAATTAGCTGCCTTTAATTCAGCTAAAGTTGTACAAGAAATTTTAAGGATTCTTTAAAAAATATTTAATTTTTATAATCGAAAATTATGCGTGAGAGAAGATTTTTTTATTTTAAAAATGTTTTCTACGCATTTGTAAATTTGTGTTGTTTTTTTTTATAAAATGTTTTGTTTAAAGGATTATATTTTTAAGAGAGCAAAAATATTTGTAAAAGAGAATAAGTTTAATGCCAGTGTAGTTTATCCCGAAAGTAGTGATTCCAGAGTTTTGAAGGCAGCTGTTATTGTTTTGCAAAAAAATCTTGCAAGCTCAATTATTTTGATAGGTAAAAAGGATCCTGTTATTAATTCTTTAAAAGAGTTTTCTAATTGTAATTCTATTTTAGAAAGAATAGAAGTTGTTGATCCTAATTCTTTCCCAGACATTGAAATGTATTTGGATGAATATTGGAGTTTGCTAAAACTAAAAGGAGTTACTAGAAAGAGTTTAAAAACTCAAGTTTTAGATGAAATTACTTTTGCTATGCTTATGGTAAGACTTGGTTATGTCAAGTCTTGTGTTTGTGGTGCTATTTCAACTTCCGCTAAGGTTTTGTCTAATGCTTTGAGAATAATTCCTAAATCTAATGGTGTTAAAATCATATCATCTTTTATGATTATGGATACTTTGAATATTGCTCGTAATGTTGATTTTTGTTTTGGACATAATGGAATTTTATTTTTTGCAGATTGTTCTGTGGTAGTCAATCCCAATTCTTTAGAGCTTGCAGAAATTGCATTGCAAAGTGCTAAATCTTTTAAAGATATTTTAAATGTAAATCCTAAGGTTGCGCTTTTAAGTTTTTCAACAAAAGGATCTTCTAATGCTAGAGAAACTGAAAAAGTAAAGAGTGCTTTAAATATTGTGAAAAATAAAGAGAGTGATTTGCTTGTTGATGGGGAACTTCAACTTGATTCAGCTATAATTAAAAATGTCGCAGAGAAAAAATGCAGAGAATCTTTGGTAGCAGGTTCTGCCAATGTTTTAATATTTCCTAATTTAGATGCTGGGAATATTGGTTATAAATTAGTAGAGAGATTTGCTTTTGCTAAGGCCTACGGTCCTTTTTTGCAAGGCTTTTCCAAGCCCATTAGTGATCTTTCAAGGGGTTGTTCTGTTGATGAAATTGTATTTGCAAGTGCTTTAATGATAAGTAGTTAAAGTGTTAGAAATTTGTATAAATTCTTCAACAGAAATGTTTTCAGGTCTTTTGTCTAAATATTCTTTTAAAAAATTTTCTCTTAAAGTATCTTTATTTGCGATGAAATTAATAATAGTGTTTTTCAATTTTTTTCTTCTATTT harbors:
- a CDS encoding YggT family protein → MVFLQIYRILILIRIILSWLVSSGISTNVFFRFIHIVTEPFLSFFRRIPFFTIGMFDFSPIAALITLTIFERMLAYGNYKLSTFIILFIVEIWGIFRSIFIAIVFFLLLRLLLLLLNLFQGSDFFKTVDSFLLPLSTKISGVITDKHMSYTLRLIVGSALMIAFIIIIEQVVFAIRVLGTYLPF
- the recG gene encoding ATP-dependent DNA helicase RecG yields the protein MFLHEFEYELKGIGGLGEKGVERLNNLQISNVKDLIEFFPVKYEDRQNIQTFPDFSKVKSCDMMTVFTVVGHKKFGDSSKKNLKLTARSINDEPFEILLFNRAFLENVFRIDKKFYIYSKFTYNDYSGLWSCSNFDSEVFSDNPERFKKILPVYSLTEGLTSKKISLYVKEALEYFFKFGQTDVPKFLIEKYSLLSLSEALKEIHFPSSLEMLEKAKKTLIYREIFLLQFFSRYRSSKVLFREKKHLSKDLLERVVSSLPFELTEDQRISIDEIFSDLGSSKPMNRLLQGDVGSGKTLVALLSGLPLIEAGYQVAFMAPTDLLARQHYDNLSNILSSFNVSVTLLTGSLKKKDKDQALESIKSGTSGLIIGTHAIFYESTEFKRLAYVIIDEQHKFGVVQREELKKKGEGVDILLMSATPIPRSFALTLFGDLEISFIKTLPKGRLPITTYLAKHGNEDKVYEFLKKELIKGHQVYFVYPLISSSEKFELKDVNNMCLKLKEVFSEYVVDMLHSKLPSDLKEEIMKNFYSKKVDILVATSVIEVGIDCPNATCMVVEHAERFGLSTLHQIRGRVGRGNLQSFFFLLYKEPLTSAGKFRLKTIKENLDGFKIAEEDLRLRGPGNLFGLEQAGYLKLKISNFVDDRDIIVLIREELDLFFYDNSSYDKLDIDLLDNLFCSYLNSGRSI
- a CDS encoding M15 family metallopeptidase — encoded protein: MKLIYVLLLLFINLSLLANSISKKDLTTLLNITKTMHEQHKNFIEKNPIQFLKEIKPLVDAGKNNLLTLINKKMPISADYKVPDLVNVDDFKDLKNLGVKNIKVRRILIKDLIQLVKDAKKFGIEIKIKSAYRTQEYQKFLFDYNVKTYGRKIAETQSAIPGHSQHHMGTAIDFINLDNNLLNTKEGKWLYENSLKYGFSLSYPKGHEIKTGYKAEPWHYLYIGPKPCFIQKRYFNNLQYKLLEFWNQNKTNLISLIEKYAN
- a CDS encoding MATE family efflux transporter; the encoded protein is MIKKFKNYDQIIKELFVIAIPTAFESLLFQMVTFFDNFMISYLGSFHVTGVSLANRVTFLFFIIVFGLGTALSAYVSQAIAKKKFLQIRQSFAYILSIGTTIGIIFFIFSFFFPKNIIKLFTANQNSLNFGSEYLKIISWSYVLMAYSFLSAMGFKSAKEVKIPLYVTSIVVLINIVFNYIFIFGFGMGIKGAAYATVLARIVEFIFYFLYSLISSNSYYRIKFGDFFVSKIVTRANLKLIVPVLSHEIFWVLNITILHAFYARVGSIEYAAFAVASNLFDICFVLLHGMGLATGVVIGHLMVYDKKHVRSVGFFLSFLGFLLGIFVVILLIGISGFAPYIFSNLNFPKLVSVFIYVFASIVVFKAFTAQVLVGVFRASGIPNVCFFIESGVIIFYTLPVAYLLVFYTNLSLPIVVFIVNLEEIIKNIFIIIEFFHDDWIREIDYEELD
- a CDS encoding MATE family efflux transporter: MYSLSASKKDKIYKDLLKIAIPTAIEFFLFNFISLTDNAMVAYLGDYPVAGVSLANKFFELFVTIGFAMVGAYNIIATRQYNQGDFKSFKNTFFISILTIIVFSFPFILISRVNPFFLLKLISSDVQAVYYGAIYLNIAIFSFVFAIIKGLVANALKVVEIVKFQVYISVFSVLLNLILNYIFIFVFHMGVVGAAIATTVIRTLELIIYLFYTVFNKNSILHFKLNDLNINVKLFVQLIKFFIPILLNDFIWFFGYLVLTSIFIGIDTHRYAAYSISFSVYFIIFNIINSFCISLNIMMGYEMHNSKKEVMKVAMYLGKIGLKLAFLTSFVLFVFSFFAPYIFYTLKYSHLTGIILRYSSVSAFFMALAFQYLFGFFRAGASPSFGAIMEGSVTFIYTIPIAFVLANYTNFPFEIIVFIPALEDAIKLAISLPYFYSERWIKSIKTGW